The DNA region TAATAAGCGATGAATGGCTTCTGGTGCCAAGGATGAAAGGCGGCTACCTCCACCGACAAGTATAATAGGACGCTGAGATACCCTCAACATTTCTACAATTTTTTCAAAATCAATCTTATCACCCTGAATACGCATCATTTTATATTCATCACTCTCAAAAAAAGATTTTTGTTCGGATGGATTGAAATCAGTCCGTTGAATATTCATTGGGATATCAATAAGTACAGGACCTTTTCTGCCATTTTGTGTTAAAAAATACGCTTTTTCAAGTTCATAACGAAGGTTTTGAATCATATCAATCATAACCGCATATTTTGTAATGGGCTTAACGATACTGACAATATCGGTTTCTTGAAACCCTATTTGCCTTACAGGCGTATCGTATTTGTATTCATACGTATTGACCTGTCCTGTAATAAAGAGAGTAGAAATTGAGTCAAAAAAGCAACTTCCAATAGGTGTTATAAGATTGGTTGCGCCTGGTCCACTTGTGGCTGTTGCCACACCTGTTTTCCCACTCACACGGGCATATCCCTCAGCGGCAAACCCTGCTCCTTGTTCATGAATGGTATTGACGATTTCAATACCTGTATTTTTATCAAAAGAATCATACAAATGAGCAACTGCACCGCCAATATACCCAAAAGCTTTATCAATGCCTTGATCAACTAAAAATTGCACAATATAATCAGATGCTTTCATTTGATAGTCCATGCTATATTTTTTTCTTTTGCATCAACAATGTAATTTTCCAAATCTTTTTGGCTTAGAATTTCATGGGTTTCATAAAACGCTTTATACCATTTAACGGTCTTCTCAAATGTATCCTCGCTATCCCACACATCTTTCCAATGAAGCTTGATATGGGCTTTTGAGCAGTCTAATTTTAAAAGATTGGCTTCATGAAGCTGGTTTGGATCACGGTTTATTTCATACGCAATCGCATCCCAATGCTTCTTTACATGTAAAACCACTTCTTCGACGCAAATGCTTCCCTCATCACTGGGTCCAAAGTTCCATGCTTCTGCAAATTCAACTCGTTCTTCAAGCAGTTTTTGCCCGACCTGTAAATAGCCACTGAGTGGTTCAAGGACATGTTGCCACGGTCTGGTCGCTTTTGGGTTTCGGATACTTACTTTTTTACCTTGACTGACGGAGAGCATAATATCGCTCATCAATCTATCTTGCGCCCAGTCTCCACCACCAATGACATTTCCAGCTCGACAAGTTGCTAAAAGCGTTTGATGCGATTTTTTGTAGTCGTTTGTATTAAAATAAGAATTGCGATATGAAGTTGCGAGTAAATCTGCACATCCTTTTGAAGCGCTGTAAGGGTCATACCCGCCCATTGGGTCATTCTCTCGGTATCCCCAAATCCACTCTTTATTTTCATAGGCTTTATCACTGGTGATGTTGACAATGGCTTTCACCTGATGTTTGCGACATGCCTCAAAAACTTTAAGGGTACCCATGACATTGGTTTCATAGGTTTCGATAGGATTGGCATAAGAAGGTCTGACCAACGCTTGAGCAGCCAAATGAAAAACAATATCTGGCTTATAGGTTGCAAAAGTTTTATCTAACGTTTCTAAGTCTCGTATATCACCGATGATCGACGCGATATCAAGATCAAGCAATGCTAAATGATTGGGGTGGGTGGGAGCTTCCAAAGAATAGCCCACGACCTTAGCACCCATCTGCTTGAGCCAATACACAAGCCATGAGCCTTTAAAGCCTGTATGTCCTGTGACTAAGACAGTTTTATCTTTGTAGATACCACCAAAAAGATGTTGCATTACCAAACTTTCCATGGCGCTTTGTTCTCTTTCCAGAGTTTATTGAGTTTTTGGTTATCACGAAGTGTATCCATGGGTTGCCAAAAACCATCATGTTTATAAGCAAACATTTCACCATCTTTGGCTAAATTTTGTAAGGGAGCTTGTTCAAAAATACAATTTTCATCTTCAATAAGATAATCAAATACTTTAGGTTCACATACAAAAAAGCCACCATTAACCCAACCCGCTTCTGTCTTTGGTTTCTCTATAAAACTGTTAATATTCATCGTTTCATCAATATCAAGATTACCAAACCGCGCCTCTGGCTGAATTGCAGACATTGTAAGCGCTTTTCCATGCTTTTGATGAAAGGCTACCGTTTTTGCAATATCAATATCACTCACGCCATCTCCATAGGTCAATAAAAAAGACTCGTCTCCTATATACTTTTGAGCACGCTTAATACGACCTCCGGTCATCGTATCAAGGCCGGTATCCACAAGGGTGACTTTCCATGGCTCACTGGTATTATTATGCACTTCCATGCTATTAGTTTGAAGATCAATGGTTATATCACTTTGGTGCAAAAAATAATTTGCAAAATACTCTTTAATGTAATAGCCTTTATAACCAAGAAGCACGACAAATTCATTAAAACCATAATGGGAATAGATCTTCATAATATGCCATAAAATTGGCTTGCCACCAATTTCCACCATCGGTTTTGGTTTTATATCGGTCTCTTCTGCTATTCGTGTTCCATATCCACCTGCGAGTAATACGACTTTC from Sulfurospirillum diekertiae includes:
- the rfbG gene encoding CDP-glucose 4,6-dehydratase, with the translated sequence MESLVMQHLFGGIYKDKTVLVTGHTGFKGSWLVYWLKQMGAKVVGYSLEAPTHPNHLALLDLDIASIIGDIRDLETLDKTFATYKPDIVFHLAAQALVRPSYANPIETYETNVMGTLKVFEACRKHQVKAIVNITSDKAYENKEWIWGYRENDPMGGYDPYSASKGCADLLATSYRNSYFNTNDYKKSHQTLLATCRAGNVIGGGDWAQDRLMSDIMLSVSQGKKVSIRNPKATRPWQHVLEPLSGYLQVGQKLLEERVEFAEAWNFGPSDEGSICVEEVVLHVKKHWDAIAYEINRDPNQLHEANLLKLDCSKAHIKLHWKDVWDSEDTFEKTVKWYKAFYETHEILSQKDLENYIVDAKEKNIAWTIK
- the rfbF gene encoding glucose-1-phosphate cytidylyltransferase — translated: MKVVLLAGGYGTRIAEETDIKPKPMVEIGGKPILWHIMKIYSHYGFNEFVVLLGYKGYYIKEYFANYFLHQSDITIDLQTNSMEVHNNTSEPWKVTLVDTGLDTMTGGRIKRAQKYIGDESFLLTYGDGVSDIDIAKTVAFHQKHGKALTMSAIQPEARFGNLDIDETMNINSFIEKPKTEAGWVNGGFFVCEPKVFDYLIEDENCIFEQAPLQNLAKDGEMFAYKHDGFWQPMDTLRDNQKLNKLWKENKAPWKVW